One genomic window of Misgurnus anguillicaudatus chromosome 12, ASM2758022v2, whole genome shotgun sequence includes the following:
- the trim3b gene encoding tripartite motif-containing protein 3b isoform X2, with amino-acid sequence MSVTMAKFETGRTSPVVRQIDKQFLVCSICLDHYHNPKVLPCLHTFCERCLQNYIPPQSLTLSCPVCRQTSILPEKGVAALQNNFFITNLMEVLQRDPECSRPEACSVLESVSAAAAGKPLSCPNHEGKVMEFYCESCETAMCLECTEGEHREHVTVPLRDVLEQHKAALKIQLDAIRNRLPQLTAAIELMTEISKQLTERKNEGVNDINVTFEELEKALHQRKAALITDLENICSTKQKVLQAQLSSLLQGKEHIQSSCSFTEQALNHGSATEVLLVQKQMSERVSALACHDFPERPHENAHLDCQIETEGLRRSIQNLGVLLTTSAVGHTSVATGEGLRHALVGQHVTVTVTTKDKDGELVRTGNAVLRAEITGQDGAQATEAEIVDNKNGTYEVGYVLKSEGEYSFSLMLYGQPVRGSPFRLRAIKLSDMPQSPDDVKRRVKSPSGTGGHIRQKAVRRPSSMYSTTKKKENPIEDELIHRVGSRGREKGEFTNLQGISASSSGRVIVADSNNQCIQVFTNDGLFKARFGVRGRSPGQLQRPTGVAVDTNGDIIVADYDNRWISIFSPDGKFKNKIGAGRLMGPKGVAVDRNGHIIAVDNKACCVFIFQSNGKLVTKFGARGTSDRQFADRFRAKYALGQRFSKSGPAFSPHFVAVNNKNEIVVTDFHNHSVKVYSADGEFLFKFGSHGEGNGQFNAPTGVAVDVNGNIIVADWGNSRIQVFDSSGSFLSYINTSADPLYGPQGLALTSEGHVVVADSGNHCFKVYRYLQ; translated from the exons ATGTCTGTCACCATGGCAAAGTTCGAGACTGGCCGCACAAGCCCAGTTGTCCGGCAGATAGACAAGCAGTTCCTGGTGTGCAGTATTTGTCTGGATCACTACCACAACCCCAAAGTCCTGCCCTGCCTACACACCTTCTGTGAAAG GTGTTTACAGAACTACATTCCTCCTCAATCCCTCACGCTCTCCTGCCCCGTGTGTCGACAGACCTCCATCTTACCGGAGAAAGGTGTAGCAGCGCTGCAGAATAACTTCTTTATCACAAACCTAATGGAGGTCCTGCAGAGAGACCCCGAATGTTCCCGACCCGAGGCCTGCAGTGTACTAGAGTCGGTCAGCGCAGCGGCTGCAGGGAAACCGCTCTCCTGTCCCAATCACGAGGGCAAG GTGATGGAGTTTTACTGCGAATCGTGCGAGACGGCCATGTGCCTGGAGTGCACGGAGGGGgaacaccgggaacatgtgacGGTTCCTCTGCGGGATGTGTTAGAACAGCACAAAGCAGCACTTAAAATCCAACTAGATGCTATTCGGAATAG ACTGCCCCAGCTAACAGCGGCCATCGAACTCATGACTGAAATCTCGAAACAGCTTACAGAGAGGAAAAATGAAGGCGTCAATGACATCAATGTGACGTTTGAGGAGCTAGAAAAGGCATTGCATCAACGTAAAGCAGCGCTCATCACCGACCTGGAGAACATCTGTAGCACCAAACAGAAG GTACTCCAGGCGCAGTTATCTTCCCTTCTGCAGGGCAAAGAGCACATCCAGAGCAGCTGCAGTTTCACAGAGCAGGCCTTGAATCATGGCAGCGCCACTGAAGTCCTGCTGGTCCAGAAGCAGATGAGTGAGCGGGTGAGCGCCCTCGCCTGCCACGATTTCCCAGAAAGACCGCACGAGAACGCCCACCTGGACTGCCAGATAGAAACCGAAGGCCTACGCCGTTCCATCCAGAACCTGGGCGTTCTGCTGACCACAAGCGCAGTGGGACACACAAGCGTGGCAACGGGAGAGGGCCTCAGACACGCCCTTGTGGGACAACACGTGACAGTGACAGTTACAACAAAGGATAAGGACGGGGAACTTGTGCGAACTGGCAACGCCGTGCTCCGGGCGGAAATTACGGGACAGGACGGAGCTCAGGCGACGGAGGCGGAGATTGTGGACAATAAAAACGGAACGTACGAAGTAGGGTACGTGCTAAAGAGCGAAGGAGAGTACTCGTTTTCTCTGATGCTGTACGGACAACCTGTGAGGGGCAGCCCGTTCAGGCTACGGGCGATAAAGCTGTCCGACATGCCCCAGTCTCCGGATGACGTGAAGAGAAGAGTCAAATCACCCAGTGGCACAGGAGGACACATCAGACAGAAGGCAGTACGAAGACCCTCAAGCATGTACAGCACcaccaaaaaaaaagaaaaccctATCGAGGATGAGTTGATTCACAGAGTGG GCTCTCGTGGGAGAGAGAAGGGAGAGTTCACTAATTTACAAGGTATCTCTGCCTCCAGCAGTGGGAGGGTCATTGTAGCAGACAGCAACAACCAATGTATACAG GTGTTTACAAATGATGGCCTGTTTAAAGCACGCTTTGGGGTCAGAGGTCGCTCCCCGGGTCAACTGCAAAGGCCGACAGGGGTGGCGGTCGACACAAATGGAGACATTATAGTAGCCGACTACGATAACAGATGGATCAGCATCTTCTCTCCTGATGGGAAATTCAAG AATAAGATCGGTGCTGGACGTCTGATGGGACCCAAAGGTGTAGCCGTGGACAGGAACGGTCATATCATCGCAGTGGATAACAAAGCCTGCTGCGTTTTTATCTTTCAGTCTAATGGCAAACTAGTTACCAAGTTTGGAGCCAGAGGGACTTCAGACAGGCAGTTCGCAG ACAGATTTAGGGCAAAGTATGCACTGGGGCAAaggtttagtaaatctggccctgcTTTCA GCCCACACTTTGTTGCTGTCaacaacaaaaatgaaattGTGGTGACAGATTTCCATAACCACTCTGTCAAG GTCTACAGCGCAGATGGGGAGTTCTTGTTTAAATTTGGCTCCCATGGAGAGGGAAATGGCCAGTTTAATGCCCCTACAGGGGTCGCTGTGGATGTTAACGGAAACATCATCGTAGCAGACTGGGGAAACAGCCGAATACAG GTGTTTGACAGCTCAGGTTCATTTCTCTCCTACATCAACACAAGTGCAGATCCTTTATATGGGCCACAGGGCCTGGCTTTGACTTCTGAGGGTCATGTTGTGGTGGCTGACTCTGGTAACCATTGCTTTAAGGTCTACAGGTACCTGCAGTAA
- the trim3b gene encoding tripartite motif-containing protein 3b isoform X1: protein MSVTMAKFETGRTSPVVRQIDKQFLVCSICLDHYHNPKVLPCLHTFCERCLQNYIPPQSLTLSCPVCRQTSILPEKGVAALQNNFFITNLMEVLQRDPECSRPEACSVLESVSAAAAGKPLSCPNHEGKVSLSSPEITYGKVMEFYCESCETAMCLECTEGEHREHVTVPLRDVLEQHKAALKIQLDAIRNRLPQLTAAIELMTEISKQLTERKNEGVNDINVTFEELEKALHQRKAALITDLENICSTKQKVLQAQLSSLLQGKEHIQSSCSFTEQALNHGSATEVLLVQKQMSERVSALACHDFPERPHENAHLDCQIETEGLRRSIQNLGVLLTTSAVGHTSVATGEGLRHALVGQHVTVTVTTKDKDGELVRTGNAVLRAEITGQDGAQATEAEIVDNKNGTYEVGYVLKSEGEYSFSLMLYGQPVRGSPFRLRAIKLSDMPQSPDDVKRRVKSPSGTGGHIRQKAVRRPSSMYSTTKKKENPIEDELIHRVGSRGREKGEFTNLQGISASSSGRVIVADSNNQCIQVFTNDGLFKARFGVRGRSPGQLQRPTGVAVDTNGDIIVADYDNRWISIFSPDGKFKNKIGAGRLMGPKGVAVDRNGHIIAVDNKACCVFIFQSNGKLVTKFGARGTSDRQFADRFRAKYALGQRFSKSGPAFSPHFVAVNNKNEIVVTDFHNHSVKVYSADGEFLFKFGSHGEGNGQFNAPTGVAVDVNGNIIVADWGNSRIQVFDSSGSFLSYINTSADPLYGPQGLALTSEGHVVVADSGNHCFKVYRYLQ from the exons ATGTCTGTCACCATGGCAAAGTTCGAGACTGGCCGCACAAGCCCAGTTGTCCGGCAGATAGACAAGCAGTTCCTGGTGTGCAGTATTTGTCTGGATCACTACCACAACCCCAAAGTCCTGCCCTGCCTACACACCTTCTGTGAAAG GTGTTTACAGAACTACATTCCTCCTCAATCCCTCACGCTCTCCTGCCCCGTGTGTCGACAGACCTCCATCTTACCGGAGAAAGGTGTAGCAGCGCTGCAGAATAACTTCTTTATCACAAACCTAATGGAGGTCCTGCAGAGAGACCCCGAATGTTCCCGACCCGAGGCCTGCAGTGTACTAGAGTCGGTCAGCGCAGCGGCTGCAGGGAAACCGCTCTCCTGTCCCAATCACGAGGGCAAGGTTAGCCTCTCTTCACCTGAAATAACATATGGAAAG GTGATGGAGTTTTACTGCGAATCGTGCGAGACGGCCATGTGCCTGGAGTGCACGGAGGGGgaacaccgggaacatgtgacGGTTCCTCTGCGGGATGTGTTAGAACAGCACAAAGCAGCACTTAAAATCCAACTAGATGCTATTCGGAATAG ACTGCCCCAGCTAACAGCGGCCATCGAACTCATGACTGAAATCTCGAAACAGCTTACAGAGAGGAAAAATGAAGGCGTCAATGACATCAATGTGACGTTTGAGGAGCTAGAAAAGGCATTGCATCAACGTAAAGCAGCGCTCATCACCGACCTGGAGAACATCTGTAGCACCAAACAGAAG GTACTCCAGGCGCAGTTATCTTCCCTTCTGCAGGGCAAAGAGCACATCCAGAGCAGCTGCAGTTTCACAGAGCAGGCCTTGAATCATGGCAGCGCCACTGAAGTCCTGCTGGTCCAGAAGCAGATGAGTGAGCGGGTGAGCGCCCTCGCCTGCCACGATTTCCCAGAAAGACCGCACGAGAACGCCCACCTGGACTGCCAGATAGAAACCGAAGGCCTACGCCGTTCCATCCAGAACCTGGGCGTTCTGCTGACCACAAGCGCAGTGGGACACACAAGCGTGGCAACGGGAGAGGGCCTCAGACACGCCCTTGTGGGACAACACGTGACAGTGACAGTTACAACAAAGGATAAGGACGGGGAACTTGTGCGAACTGGCAACGCCGTGCTCCGGGCGGAAATTACGGGACAGGACGGAGCTCAGGCGACGGAGGCGGAGATTGTGGACAATAAAAACGGAACGTACGAAGTAGGGTACGTGCTAAAGAGCGAAGGAGAGTACTCGTTTTCTCTGATGCTGTACGGACAACCTGTGAGGGGCAGCCCGTTCAGGCTACGGGCGATAAAGCTGTCCGACATGCCCCAGTCTCCGGATGACGTGAAGAGAAGAGTCAAATCACCCAGTGGCACAGGAGGACACATCAGACAGAAGGCAGTACGAAGACCCTCAAGCATGTACAGCACcaccaaaaaaaaagaaaaccctATCGAGGATGAGTTGATTCACAGAGTGG GCTCTCGTGGGAGAGAGAAGGGAGAGTTCACTAATTTACAAGGTATCTCTGCCTCCAGCAGTGGGAGGGTCATTGTAGCAGACAGCAACAACCAATGTATACAG GTGTTTACAAATGATGGCCTGTTTAAAGCACGCTTTGGGGTCAGAGGTCGCTCCCCGGGTCAACTGCAAAGGCCGACAGGGGTGGCGGTCGACACAAATGGAGACATTATAGTAGCCGACTACGATAACAGATGGATCAGCATCTTCTCTCCTGATGGGAAATTCAAG AATAAGATCGGTGCTGGACGTCTGATGGGACCCAAAGGTGTAGCCGTGGACAGGAACGGTCATATCATCGCAGTGGATAACAAAGCCTGCTGCGTTTTTATCTTTCAGTCTAATGGCAAACTAGTTACCAAGTTTGGAGCCAGAGGGACTTCAGACAGGCAGTTCGCAG ACAGATTTAGGGCAAAGTATGCACTGGGGCAAaggtttagtaaatctggccctgcTTTCA GCCCACACTTTGTTGCTGTCaacaacaaaaatgaaattGTGGTGACAGATTTCCATAACCACTCTGTCAAG GTCTACAGCGCAGATGGGGAGTTCTTGTTTAAATTTGGCTCCCATGGAGAGGGAAATGGCCAGTTTAATGCCCCTACAGGGGTCGCTGTGGATGTTAACGGAAACATCATCGTAGCAGACTGGGGAAACAGCCGAATACAG GTGTTTGACAGCTCAGGTTCATTTCTCTCCTACATCAACACAAGTGCAGATCCTTTATATGGGCCACAGGGCCTGGCTTTGACTTCTGAGGGTCATGTTGTGGTGGCTGACTCTGGTAACCATTGCTTTAAGGTCTACAGGTACCTGCAGTAA
- the trim3b gene encoding tripartite motif-containing protein 3b isoform X4, with amino-acid sequence MSVTMAKFETGRTSPVVRQIDKQFLVCSICLDHYHNPKVLPCLHTFCERCLQNYIPPQSLTLSCPVCRQTSILPEKGVAALQNNFFITNLMEVLQRDPECSRPEACSVLESVSAAAAGKPLSCPNHEGKVMEFYCESCETAMCLECTEGEHREHVTVPLRDVLEQHKAALKIQLDAIRNRLPQLTAAIELMTEISKQLTERKNEGVNDINVTFEELEKALHQRKAALITDLENICSTKQKVLQAQLSSLLQGKEHIQSSCSFTEQALNHGSATEVLLVQKQMSERVSALACHDFPERPHENAHLDCQIETEGLRRSIQNLGVLLTTSAVGHTSVATGEGLRHALVGQHVTVTVTTKDKDGELVRTGNAVLRAEITGQDGAQATEAEIVDNKNGTYEVGYVLKSEGEYSFSLMLYGQPVRGSPFRLRAIKLSDMPQSPDDVKRRVKSPSGTGGHIRQKAVRRPSSMYSTTKKKENPIEDELIHRVGSRGREKGEFTNLQGISASSSGRVIVADSNNQCIQVFTNDGLFKARFGVRGRSPGQLQRPTGVAVDTNGDIIVADYDNRWISIFSPDGKFKNKIGAGRLMGPKGVAVDRNGHIIAVDNKACCVFIFQSNGKLVTKFGARGTSDRQFAGPHFVAVNNKNEIVVTDFHNHSVKVYSADGEFLFKFGSHGEGNGQFNAPTGVAVDVNGNIIVADWGNSRIQVFDSSGSFLSYINTSADPLYGPQGLALTSEGHVVVADSGNHCFKVYRYLQ; translated from the exons ATGTCTGTCACCATGGCAAAGTTCGAGACTGGCCGCACAAGCCCAGTTGTCCGGCAGATAGACAAGCAGTTCCTGGTGTGCAGTATTTGTCTGGATCACTACCACAACCCCAAAGTCCTGCCCTGCCTACACACCTTCTGTGAAAG GTGTTTACAGAACTACATTCCTCCTCAATCCCTCACGCTCTCCTGCCCCGTGTGTCGACAGACCTCCATCTTACCGGAGAAAGGTGTAGCAGCGCTGCAGAATAACTTCTTTATCACAAACCTAATGGAGGTCCTGCAGAGAGACCCCGAATGTTCCCGACCCGAGGCCTGCAGTGTACTAGAGTCGGTCAGCGCAGCGGCTGCAGGGAAACCGCTCTCCTGTCCCAATCACGAGGGCAAG GTGATGGAGTTTTACTGCGAATCGTGCGAGACGGCCATGTGCCTGGAGTGCACGGAGGGGgaacaccgggaacatgtgacGGTTCCTCTGCGGGATGTGTTAGAACAGCACAAAGCAGCACTTAAAATCCAACTAGATGCTATTCGGAATAG ACTGCCCCAGCTAACAGCGGCCATCGAACTCATGACTGAAATCTCGAAACAGCTTACAGAGAGGAAAAATGAAGGCGTCAATGACATCAATGTGACGTTTGAGGAGCTAGAAAAGGCATTGCATCAACGTAAAGCAGCGCTCATCACCGACCTGGAGAACATCTGTAGCACCAAACAGAAG GTACTCCAGGCGCAGTTATCTTCCCTTCTGCAGGGCAAAGAGCACATCCAGAGCAGCTGCAGTTTCACAGAGCAGGCCTTGAATCATGGCAGCGCCACTGAAGTCCTGCTGGTCCAGAAGCAGATGAGTGAGCGGGTGAGCGCCCTCGCCTGCCACGATTTCCCAGAAAGACCGCACGAGAACGCCCACCTGGACTGCCAGATAGAAACCGAAGGCCTACGCCGTTCCATCCAGAACCTGGGCGTTCTGCTGACCACAAGCGCAGTGGGACACACAAGCGTGGCAACGGGAGAGGGCCTCAGACACGCCCTTGTGGGACAACACGTGACAGTGACAGTTACAACAAAGGATAAGGACGGGGAACTTGTGCGAACTGGCAACGCCGTGCTCCGGGCGGAAATTACGGGACAGGACGGAGCTCAGGCGACGGAGGCGGAGATTGTGGACAATAAAAACGGAACGTACGAAGTAGGGTACGTGCTAAAGAGCGAAGGAGAGTACTCGTTTTCTCTGATGCTGTACGGACAACCTGTGAGGGGCAGCCCGTTCAGGCTACGGGCGATAAAGCTGTCCGACATGCCCCAGTCTCCGGATGACGTGAAGAGAAGAGTCAAATCACCCAGTGGCACAGGAGGACACATCAGACAGAAGGCAGTACGAAGACCCTCAAGCATGTACAGCACcaccaaaaaaaaagaaaaccctATCGAGGATGAGTTGATTCACAGAGTGG GCTCTCGTGGGAGAGAGAAGGGAGAGTTCACTAATTTACAAGGTATCTCTGCCTCCAGCAGTGGGAGGGTCATTGTAGCAGACAGCAACAACCAATGTATACAG GTGTTTACAAATGATGGCCTGTTTAAAGCACGCTTTGGGGTCAGAGGTCGCTCCCCGGGTCAACTGCAAAGGCCGACAGGGGTGGCGGTCGACACAAATGGAGACATTATAGTAGCCGACTACGATAACAGATGGATCAGCATCTTCTCTCCTGATGGGAAATTCAAG AATAAGATCGGTGCTGGACGTCTGATGGGACCCAAAGGTGTAGCCGTGGACAGGAACGGTCATATCATCGCAGTGGATAACAAAGCCTGCTGCGTTTTTATCTTTCAGTCTAATGGCAAACTAGTTACCAAGTTTGGAGCCAGAGGGACTTCAGACAGGCAGTTCGCAG GCCCACACTTTGTTGCTGTCaacaacaaaaatgaaattGTGGTGACAGATTTCCATAACCACTCTGTCAAG GTCTACAGCGCAGATGGGGAGTTCTTGTTTAAATTTGGCTCCCATGGAGAGGGAAATGGCCAGTTTAATGCCCCTACAGGGGTCGCTGTGGATGTTAACGGAAACATCATCGTAGCAGACTGGGGAAACAGCCGAATACAG GTGTTTGACAGCTCAGGTTCATTTCTCTCCTACATCAACACAAGTGCAGATCCTTTATATGGGCCACAGGGCCTGGCTTTGACTTCTGAGGGTCATGTTGTGGTGGCTGACTCTGGTAACCATTGCTTTAAGGTCTACAGGTACCTGCAGTAA
- the trim3b gene encoding tripartite motif-containing protein 3b isoform X3, producing the protein MSVTMAKFETGRTSPVVRQIDKQFLVCSICLDHYHNPKVLPCLHTFCERCLQNYIPPQSLTLSCPVCRQTSILPEKGVAALQNNFFITNLMEVLQRDPECSRPEACSVLESVSAAAAGKPLSCPNHEGKVSLSSPEITYGKVMEFYCESCETAMCLECTEGEHREHVTVPLRDVLEQHKAALKIQLDAIRNRLPQLTAAIELMTEISKQLTERKNEGVNDINVTFEELEKALHQRKAALITDLENICSTKQKVLQAQLSSLLQGKEHIQSSCSFTEQALNHGSATEVLLVQKQMSERVSALACHDFPERPHENAHLDCQIETEGLRRSIQNLGVLLTTSAVGHTSVATGEGLRHALVGQHVTVTVTTKDKDGELVRTGNAVLRAEITGQDGAQATEAEIVDNKNGTYEVGYVLKSEGEYSFSLMLYGQPVRGSPFRLRAIKLSDMPQSPDDVKRRVKSPSGTGGHIRQKAVRRPSSMYSTTKKKENPIEDELIHRVGSRGREKGEFTNLQGISASSSGRVIVADSNNQCIQVFTNDGLFKARFGVRGRSPGQLQRPTGVAVDTNGDIIVADYDNRWISIFSPDGKFKNKIGAGRLMGPKGVAVDRNGHIIAVDNKACCVFIFQSNGKLVTKFGARGTSDRQFAGPHFVAVNNKNEIVVTDFHNHSVKVYSADGEFLFKFGSHGEGNGQFNAPTGVAVDVNGNIIVADWGNSRIQVFDSSGSFLSYINTSADPLYGPQGLALTSEGHVVVADSGNHCFKVYRYLQ; encoded by the exons ATGTCTGTCACCATGGCAAAGTTCGAGACTGGCCGCACAAGCCCAGTTGTCCGGCAGATAGACAAGCAGTTCCTGGTGTGCAGTATTTGTCTGGATCACTACCACAACCCCAAAGTCCTGCCCTGCCTACACACCTTCTGTGAAAG GTGTTTACAGAACTACATTCCTCCTCAATCCCTCACGCTCTCCTGCCCCGTGTGTCGACAGACCTCCATCTTACCGGAGAAAGGTGTAGCAGCGCTGCAGAATAACTTCTTTATCACAAACCTAATGGAGGTCCTGCAGAGAGACCCCGAATGTTCCCGACCCGAGGCCTGCAGTGTACTAGAGTCGGTCAGCGCAGCGGCTGCAGGGAAACCGCTCTCCTGTCCCAATCACGAGGGCAAGGTTAGCCTCTCTTCACCTGAAATAACATATGGAAAG GTGATGGAGTTTTACTGCGAATCGTGCGAGACGGCCATGTGCCTGGAGTGCACGGAGGGGgaacaccgggaacatgtgacGGTTCCTCTGCGGGATGTGTTAGAACAGCACAAAGCAGCACTTAAAATCCAACTAGATGCTATTCGGAATAG ACTGCCCCAGCTAACAGCGGCCATCGAACTCATGACTGAAATCTCGAAACAGCTTACAGAGAGGAAAAATGAAGGCGTCAATGACATCAATGTGACGTTTGAGGAGCTAGAAAAGGCATTGCATCAACGTAAAGCAGCGCTCATCACCGACCTGGAGAACATCTGTAGCACCAAACAGAAG GTACTCCAGGCGCAGTTATCTTCCCTTCTGCAGGGCAAAGAGCACATCCAGAGCAGCTGCAGTTTCACAGAGCAGGCCTTGAATCATGGCAGCGCCACTGAAGTCCTGCTGGTCCAGAAGCAGATGAGTGAGCGGGTGAGCGCCCTCGCCTGCCACGATTTCCCAGAAAGACCGCACGAGAACGCCCACCTGGACTGCCAGATAGAAACCGAAGGCCTACGCCGTTCCATCCAGAACCTGGGCGTTCTGCTGACCACAAGCGCAGTGGGACACACAAGCGTGGCAACGGGAGAGGGCCTCAGACACGCCCTTGTGGGACAACACGTGACAGTGACAGTTACAACAAAGGATAAGGACGGGGAACTTGTGCGAACTGGCAACGCCGTGCTCCGGGCGGAAATTACGGGACAGGACGGAGCTCAGGCGACGGAGGCGGAGATTGTGGACAATAAAAACGGAACGTACGAAGTAGGGTACGTGCTAAAGAGCGAAGGAGAGTACTCGTTTTCTCTGATGCTGTACGGACAACCTGTGAGGGGCAGCCCGTTCAGGCTACGGGCGATAAAGCTGTCCGACATGCCCCAGTCTCCGGATGACGTGAAGAGAAGAGTCAAATCACCCAGTGGCACAGGAGGACACATCAGACAGAAGGCAGTACGAAGACCCTCAAGCATGTACAGCACcaccaaaaaaaaagaaaaccctATCGAGGATGAGTTGATTCACAGAGTGG GCTCTCGTGGGAGAGAGAAGGGAGAGTTCACTAATTTACAAGGTATCTCTGCCTCCAGCAGTGGGAGGGTCATTGTAGCAGACAGCAACAACCAATGTATACAG GTGTTTACAAATGATGGCCTGTTTAAAGCACGCTTTGGGGTCAGAGGTCGCTCCCCGGGTCAACTGCAAAGGCCGACAGGGGTGGCGGTCGACACAAATGGAGACATTATAGTAGCCGACTACGATAACAGATGGATCAGCATCTTCTCTCCTGATGGGAAATTCAAG AATAAGATCGGTGCTGGACGTCTGATGGGACCCAAAGGTGTAGCCGTGGACAGGAACGGTCATATCATCGCAGTGGATAACAAAGCCTGCTGCGTTTTTATCTTTCAGTCTAATGGCAAACTAGTTACCAAGTTTGGAGCCAGAGGGACTTCAGACAGGCAGTTCGCAG GCCCACACTTTGTTGCTGTCaacaacaaaaatgaaattGTGGTGACAGATTTCCATAACCACTCTGTCAAG GTCTACAGCGCAGATGGGGAGTTCTTGTTTAAATTTGGCTCCCATGGAGAGGGAAATGGCCAGTTTAATGCCCCTACAGGGGTCGCTGTGGATGTTAACGGAAACATCATCGTAGCAGACTGGGGAAACAGCCGAATACAG GTGTTTGACAGCTCAGGTTCATTTCTCTCCTACATCAACACAAGTGCAGATCCTTTATATGGGCCACAGGGCCTGGCTTTGACTTCTGAGGGTCATGTTGTGGTGGCTGACTCTGGTAACCATTGCTTTAAGGTCTACAGGTACCTGCAGTAA